AAAAGAGAAATGGGCCGTGCACGGTCTAAAGAGAAAAGTGTGTGGCGCGCTGCGGTGCAGTGGCCCTCCGCGCTGACGGAGGTCGACGTATCGGTGCAAGCGCCGATTTTGGCCCGCCTTCGGGCACGCTTGGGCCTTCTGCGATTTTCCTAACTGCCGTCCCATGGCGGGAGTACCAACCTTGTCGGGGTGGTTATCGCATGGAATTGCTTCTCTTTTCGCTGCCGCTGGCTGCCCCTCGGGGGAACTGGCGTAGCGGGCCGATAAAGGCATCGGCCCCTACGGAGATACCGTCGGCCTTGCGCATTTTGTGGGGGCCGACCTGCGTGTCGGCCCTTGCGAGGGTGACGAAGGCCACAAGCCCGGTAGGGGCGGACGCCCTTGTCCGCCCGCCAGCACAAGCCGCCACAACCGCCCAGGCAGCGCGTAGCGACTGCGCAGCTGTTGGTGGCTCTGCCGTCTTACGGATGCGGCGTGCTCCCTGCGGGCAAGCGGAACGCGCGGAAGGAGGAGCCAGTGGAACACTGGTGACGGAAATACGGGGAGCGCCGCAGCGCGAGACAGGAAAAGAGGAGCGGTTCAAATGCGCCCGTGTCCTCCAATCCAAGACGCACTACGCCGCGGGAATCCGCCGCTAAGTCTGCACCGCACCCCGCCGCGCCCGTCGGGGGACCCTCGCAAACACGCAGGCACCCTCTCGCGCCGCCCCCCGTACAGCAACTTTGCACGCATGTGTAAAGTTGCGGCCAAAGCGCCTTTTTCTCTTATACCGGGCGCGGCGCGTTCTCTTTTTGGCGCTGACAAAAAGAGAATGGGGGCGCATCTGCACGGCCGTCAGCATGGCTGATATTCCCCGCAGAAATAGAAGCCTTCCATTTTGAGTGAACCATAGAAAGGAATCCATTGTATGCGTGCAGTTGTGACACGGGTGGCTGGTGCCTCCGTAACCATTGCCGGGAACGTCAACGGCCGGATCGGCCGTGGCTTCCTGGTGCTGCTGGGCGTGGGACCCAACGACACCGAGGAGACCGCCGACCGCCTGGCGGAGAAAATCTGCAACCTGCGGGTCTTTGAGGATGAAAACGGCAAAATGAATCTGAATCTGGAGCAGACAGGCGGTGCCCTGCTGGTGGTGTCCCAGTTCACCCTGTACGCGGACACCTCCTCCCGCCGCCCCGGCTTTACCGGCGCCGCCAAGCCGGACGCGGCCATCCCCCTGTATGAGCGATTCATGGCTCACTGCAGGGAGCGGGGCTTCGACGTTCAGCATGGGGAGTTCGGCGCTGATATGCAGGTGGACTCCCGGAACGACGGCCCCGTCACCATCCTCTTCGACACAGAGCGGCCCTTATGAGGGAAGCGGCGCAGGGCGGCGGCGAAATGGCGCCGCCGGAGCTGGTGCGGACGTTCTATGAGACCGTGGTCTCCCAGCACCGTCTGGAGGACCTGCCCCGCTTCGTCGAGGAGGGCTGCGTGCTCCGCCAGGGGGAGTGGACCACTCCCCTGGGTCCCGGCGGCATGGTGCGGCATCTGGCGGCTCTGCGGGAGACGTATCCGGATTACACGGTCCGCATCCTCCGCCAGCACTGGGCCGCGCCGTATGTCGTCTCCGAGTGTGTTATGGAGGGGACCCACCTGGGCCCTTGGCCCGGAACAGTCCCCACGGGAAAACGCCTGATCTTCACCGGCGTGAACATCGACCGGGTGGAGGGCGGAAAGATCGTGGAGCACGGCGGCGCTGTGAACACCTTTGAGACCCTGTGGGACGCGGGCATGATCCGCCCTGCGGAGTGACAGGGCATTTGTCCATTCCACACATGGGCGGGCGGGATTTCCGCCGCCTGCCTCTGATATTTTCATTTGGCAAGGGAGGTCTCCCATGAAGATCAAGTGCTTGCAGGTGGGCCCCATCGGCACCAACTGCTATCTCCTCTGCGACGAGGATGCCAAGACCTGCGCCGTCATTGATCCCGGCGGGGATGGGGCGCGGATCGCCGCCGCGGTGGCGGAAACCGGCTGTGTGCCCTGCGCCATCCTGCTGACCCACGGCCACTACGACCACACCGGCGCTGTGGGAGAGCTCCAGGCCAAATGGCCGGAGACCCCGGTGTATCTGAATCGCCGGGATGTGTACGCCGATGCCTGCACCCAGCAGCTGTTCCCGCTCCTCAGCGGGGACGTGCGGGACTACGACGAGGGGGACACGGTGGCTGTGGGCGGCCTGACGGTGACCGTTCTGGCCACCCCCGGCCACAGCGAGGGGTCTGTCACCCTCCGGTGCCAAGACGCCCTCTTCTGCGGGGATACGCTCTTTGCGGGCTCCTGCGGCCGGACGGACTTCCCCGGCGGGTCCATGGAGAAGATGATGGCCTCTCTGCGGCGGCTGGGGCAGCTGGAGGGAGACCTCCGGGTCCTGCCCGGCCACATGGAGGCATCCACCCTGGACCGGGAGCGGCGCTGGAACCCCTATCTGCTCCAGGCCATGCAGTGAGGAGGGCGCGCCCATGAAACTGGTTTTCCGCGGCCATGACGAGCGGTATGTGGTGGAGCAGAGCCTGATGAATCTGTTCCCCGGGGAACTGCCTGTCTACGAGCCGATCACCCCAGGCGATGACAGCTGGGCCGTGATCTCGCTGGAGGAGACGGGGGACCTCTGCCGGGTGGCGGTCTCCCTCTGCCGGGGCGGCAAGACCACCGAGCAGACCTATCAGGAGCCCCTCTCCGGCGGCGATTTCCAGCGGGAGGGCCTCCGCCGCCACGCCGTCGGCGCCTGCTTCTTCCTGGTGGCCCGGGCGGTCACCGGCGTGACGCCCCCCTGGGGAATGCTCACCGGCGTCCGGCCCGACAAGCCGGTGACCTGGGCCCTGGAGGACGGGAAGTCCCCGGAAGAGGCCCGGGCGTATTTGGAGGAGCACTATTTCGTCACCCCCTCCCGGGCCGCCCTGGCCCTGGAGACCGGCGCCACCGCGGCCAAGGCCGCCCGGCGGCTGGAGAAGCGGGACATTGACGTGTACGTGGGCATTCCCTTCTGCCCAACCCGGTGCGCCTATTGCTCCTTTGTCAGCCAGTCGGTGGAGCGGAGCTTTGCCCTGGTGCCCCCTTATGTGGACGCCCTGTGTGGGGAGATCTCCGCCGGCGGCGAGATGGTTCGCCGGGCGGGACTGCGGGTGCGGACCTTCTACATGGGCGGCGGCACCCCCACCACCCTGACGGCGGAGCAGATGGACCGGGTCCTCACTGC
This DNA window, taken from Dysosmobacter welbionis, encodes the following:
- the dtd gene encoding D-aminoacyl-tRNA deacylase; translation: MRAVVTRVAGASVTIAGNVNGRIGRGFLVLLGVGPNDTEETADRLAEKICNLRVFEDENGKMNLNLEQTGGALLVVSQFTLYADTSSRRPGFTGAAKPDAAIPLYERFMAHCRERGFDVQHGEFGADMQVDSRNDGPVTILFDTERPL
- a CDS encoding ester cyclase yields the protein MREAAQGGGEMAPPELVRTFYETVVSQHRLEDLPRFVEEGCVLRQGEWTTPLGPGGMVRHLAALRETYPDYTVRILRQHWAAPYVVSECVMEGTHLGPWPGTVPTGKRLIFTGVNIDRVEGGKIVEHGGAVNTFETLWDAGMIRPAE
- a CDS encoding MBL fold metallo-hydrolase, whose protein sequence is MKIKCLQVGPIGTNCYLLCDEDAKTCAVIDPGGDGARIAAAVAETGCVPCAILLTHGHYDHTGAVGELQAKWPETPVYLNRRDVYADACTQQLFPLLSGDVRDYDEGDTVAVGGLTVTVLATPGHSEGSVTLRCQDALFCGDTLFAGSCGRTDFPGGSMEKMMASLRRLGQLEGDLRVLPGHMEASTLDRERRWNPYLLQAMQ
- the hemZ gene encoding coproporphyrinogen dehydrogenase HemZ gives rise to the protein MKLVFRGHDERYVVEQSLMNLFPGELPVYEPITPGDDSWAVISLEETGDLCRVAVSLCRGGKTTEQTYQEPLSGGDFQREGLRRHAVGACFFLVARAVTGVTPPWGMLTGVRPDKPVTWALEDGKSPEEARAYLEEHYFVTPSRAALALETGATAAKAARRLEKRDIDVYVGIPFCPTRCAYCSFVSQSVERSFALVPPYVDALCGEISAGGEMVRRAGLRVRTFYMGGGTPTTLTAEQMDRVLTAFETSFDRTACEEITVEAGRPDTITAEKLVVLRTHGVTRVSVNPQTFEENVLRAIGRCHTAADIDRAMELVARCGFPHVNMDLIAGLPEDTAEGFRRSLDRCLTYGPDDITVHTLALKKGSRILTEGLRIPGAETVAEMLDYASPTLRTAGYRPYYLYRQKYMSGSFENIGWCRSGGECWYNVDIMSELCSILSFGAAGSTKMVVPGTNQIQRAFNVKYPTEYIQRPEKWQANQTAFAAFYEAL